The following coding sequences are from one Asterias amurensis chromosome 8, ASM3211899v1 window:
- the LOC139941137 gene encoding uncharacterized protein: MAGLSYSVLLVCTLSALVQIGAITNADASTDQETCASELPSNCCAGKAGLITAPDEWPANESPAGGPEMHSSAVVCVLYRMFNCLVCRTSILPVSICVETVTIDDTMFGGPLPLNEYLIGKARIHPTENTDWYDLFPRHEVTDNLSYYGYNEPTATGRSGLNLHRGARVDGCETTPPATDDDGTWPEIMAILNEGDMTHDGSMYSGFLYVVMDISVGPG; encoded by the exons ATGGCCGGACTTTCTTATTCAGTGCTCCTCGTATGCACGCTCAGTGCTTTGGTGCAGATCGGTGCAATTACTAATGCAGATGCAAGTACTGATCAAGAGACATGTGCTTCGGAACTTCCGTCAAA TTGCTGCGCTGGAAAGGCCGGTTTGATAACAGCCCCGGATGAGTGGCCAGCAAACGAGAGTCCAGCTGGCGGACCTGAAATGCACTCCAGTGCTGTGGTCTGTGTCCTCTACAGAATGTTCAACTGCCTGGTGTGTCGCACAtctat TTTGCCGGTATCGATTTGTGTCGAAACCGTTACCATCGATGACACGATGTTCGGTGGGCCCTTACCCTTAAACGAGTACCTCATTGGAAAAGCGAGAATCCATCCTACCGAAAACACCGACTGGTACGACCTCTTTCCCAGGCACGAAGTAACAGATAATCTCAGCTATTACGGCTACAACGAACCCACAGCAACTGGAAG GTCGGGTTTGAATCTCCATCGCGGGGCAAGAGTTGATGGTTGTGAAACTACACCTCCTGCTACTGATGATGATGGCACCTGGCCAGAAATCATGGCAATCTTGAACGAGGGTGACATGACACACGATGGTAGTATGTACAGTGGGTTCCTGTATGTTGTGATGGATATTTCTGTTGGACCAGGATAG